The Microbacterium horticulturae genome has a window encoding:
- a CDS encoding ribonucleotide reductase stimulatory protein — translation MQVPVYYFSSGSGMVKLFATRLGRPVFDLGNRHVRRSVPEGPWVLLTPSYKTGNPDNDALPEPVRRFLRHPLTRRRLVGIMGSGNRNFGAHYQAAARQIARASGRPILFEFELQGTPWDLERAREILAELDARYSHVEG, via the coding sequence GTGCAGGTGCCGGTGTATTACTTCTCGAGCGGTTCGGGGATGGTCAAACTGTTCGCAACGCGTCTGGGGCGCCCGGTGTTCGATCTTGGCAACCGGCACGTGCGCCGCTCGGTGCCCGAAGGCCCGTGGGTGCTCCTGACTCCGTCGTACAAGACGGGCAACCCCGACAACGACGCTCTGCCGGAGCCGGTGCGCCGATTCTTGCGTCATCCGCTCACGCGACGCCGCCTGGTGGGGATCATGGGTTCGGGCAACCGCAATTTCGGCGCGCACTACCAGGCGGCGGCGCGGCAGATAGCCCGGGCGTCGGGGCGCCCGATCCTGTTCGAGTTCGAGCTGCAGGGCACGCCGTGGGACCTCGAGCGGGCACGCGAGATCCTCGCCGAGCTCGATGCGCGCTACTCGCACGTCGAGGGCTGA
- a CDS encoding inositol monophosphatase family protein, with protein MTLHASPAEFEDDLALALRLADAADEVSMEHFDDPALGVLLKADATHVTDADLATERAIRDILTAQRPNDGVFGEEYGTSGSTSRQWVIDPIDGTANYMKGIPMWATLIALIVEGVPEVGVVSQPALGRRWWGATGQGAWTNSPDGDPRRLQVSKVDALEESSVSFQSIAQWDEAGHLDALVRLSRAVWRDRGYGDAWPYMLLAEGRLEMVAEFDVKEYDIAAHVPIVREAGGRFTDFTGRDAVDTRSSLASNGLLHDAYLRLLHGPDAL; from the coding sequence GTGACCCTACACGCCTCCCCCGCCGAGTTCGAAGACGATCTCGCGCTCGCCCTGCGCCTCGCCGACGCGGCCGACGAGGTGTCGATGGAGCACTTCGATGACCCCGCTCTCGGCGTTCTACTCAAGGCCGATGCGACCCACGTGACGGATGCTGACCTGGCGACCGAGCGTGCGATCCGCGACATCCTCACCGCCCAGCGCCCCAATGACGGCGTCTTCGGCGAAGAGTACGGCACGAGCGGCTCCACATCGCGTCAATGGGTGATCGACCCGATCGACGGCACGGCGAACTACATGAAGGGCATCCCGATGTGGGCGACCCTCATCGCCCTCATCGTCGAGGGCGTGCCCGAGGTGGGCGTGGTCAGCCAGCCGGCCCTGGGGCGCCGCTGGTGGGGTGCGACCGGCCAGGGAGCCTGGACGAACAGCCCCGACGGCGACCCGCGACGCCTGCAGGTCTCGAAGGTCGATGCGCTTGAGGAGTCGAGCGTGAGCTTCCAGAGCATCGCTCAGTGGGACGAAGCCGGCCACCTGGACGCGCTCGTACGCCTCAGCAGGGCCGTCTGGCGCGACCGCGGCTACGGCGACGCCTGGCCGTACATGCTCCTCGCCGAGGGCCGCCTGGAGATGGTGGCGGAGTTCGACGTCAAGGAGTACGACATCGCCGCCCATGTGCCGATCGTGCGCGAGGCCGGCGGCCGGTTCACCGATTTCACCGGACGGGATGCCGTGGACACGCGCTCCTCACTGGCGAGCAACGGCCTGCTCCACGACGCTTATCTGCGCCTGCTGCACGGACCGGATGCCTTGTGA
- a CDS encoding SLC13 family permease: MKTVAVGGVLLVLGTVALATGILPLSDALVLWDRVWPVLLFVIAITVVTELAAVAGVFTVVARHVARWGRGRAWMLWMLVVAAATVCTVFLSLDTTAVLLTPIVIALARQSGLNPLPFALTTVWTANAGSLLLPVSNLTNLLAQRAMGDPTPGEFAALLWPAALAALAMPLLVILLVSGRHLRARYQVPETAAIEDPVLYRWSAGTLVVLFPLLVSGVPVWMPAVVAALVLMVVFAVRQRRSLRFGLLPWRLLVFVSGLFLAVDAVHALGLGDALAALVGGGTGAGDLLRMASVGAASANLVNNLPAYLALEPAAGMDPVRLAALLVGVNAGPLILPWGSLATLLWHDRLVAMGVHVPWKRVIAWGAIAAPLSVVAGALALVAGA, translated from the coding sequence ATGAAGACGGTCGCCGTCGGTGGCGTGCTGCTGGTGCTGGGCACGGTGGCCCTGGCCACCGGCATCCTTCCCCTTTCCGACGCCCTCGTGCTGTGGGACCGTGTCTGGCCGGTGCTCCTGTTCGTCATCGCCATCACCGTCGTGACCGAACTCGCCGCGGTCGCAGGGGTCTTCACGGTGGTTGCACGGCATGTCGCCCGATGGGGGCGCGGCAGAGCGTGGATGTTGTGGATGCTGGTGGTCGCCGCCGCGACGGTGTGCACGGTGTTCCTGTCGCTGGACACGACGGCGGTCCTTCTGACGCCGATCGTCATCGCGCTGGCGCGCCAGTCTGGGCTCAACCCATTGCCCTTCGCACTGACCACTGTGTGGACGGCGAACGCCGGGTCGCTGCTGCTACCAGTCTCGAACCTCACCAACCTGCTGGCGCAGCGCGCGATGGGCGATCCCACGCCGGGAGAGTTTGCCGCACTCCTCTGGCCCGCCGCACTGGCGGCGTTGGCGATGCCGCTGCTGGTGATCCTGCTCGTGTCGGGGCGTCACCTGCGCGCCCGCTACCAGGTGCCCGAGACCGCGGCGATCGAGGATCCGGTGCTGTACCGGTGGAGTGCGGGCACACTCGTGGTGCTGTTCCCGCTGCTCGTCAGCGGAGTGCCGGTGTGGATGCCGGCGGTCGTGGCCGCTCTCGTCTTGATGGTGGTGTTCGCGGTACGCCAACGCCGGTCGCTGCGGTTCGGCCTGCTGCCGTGGCGGCTCCTGGTTTTCGTGTCGGGGCTCTTCTTGGCAGTGGACGCCGTGCACGCGCTGGGCCTCGGCGATGCGCTGGCCGCGCTCGTCGGCGGAGGCACGGGTGCGGGTGATCTGCTGCGGATGGCTTCGGTCGGTGCGGCATCCGCGAACCTCGTCAATAACCTGCCCGCCTATCTGGCGTTGGAACCCGCTGCCGGGATGGATCCCGTGCGCCTCGCGGCGCTGCTGGTGGGAGTCAATGCGGGACCGCTGATCTTGCCATGGGGGTCGCTGGCGACGCTGCTCTGGCATGACCGTCTGGTCGCCATGGGCGTGCATGTTCCGTGGAAGCGGGTCATAGCGTGGGGCGCGATCGCCGCGCCGTTGAGTGTGGTCGCGGGTGCGCTCGCGCTGGTGGCAGGGGCTTGA
- a CDS encoding SIMPL domain-containing protein, giving the protein MPEVTITVRGEHELRRAPEEAVAHIAVRAEGPDRGPVVERIAALAAPIRDELAERKEGGTLVDWSSARVAVWSERPWAGEKQLAPVHHAAVDMTATFADFAALSWWITQVAERDGVQVGTIDWRLKTDTHTALERDVASRAVQVAVERATAYANALGLSGVTPVEVSDVGLRSPDAPAPRALMAASAKVVGDPGLDFQPEDITVSAAVEARFTAR; this is encoded by the coding sequence ATGCCCGAAGTCACCATCACCGTACGCGGCGAGCACGAGTTGCGCCGCGCGCCCGAAGAGGCCGTCGCCCACATCGCTGTGCGCGCCGAAGGTCCCGATCGTGGCCCGGTCGTCGAGCGCATCGCCGCTCTCGCCGCGCCGATCCGCGATGAGCTCGCCGAGCGCAAGGAGGGCGGGACGCTCGTCGACTGGTCGAGCGCCCGGGTGGCTGTGTGGTCCGAGCGGCCGTGGGCCGGCGAGAAGCAGCTGGCGCCCGTCCACCACGCCGCCGTCGACATGACCGCCACGTTCGCCGACTTCGCCGCCTTGAGCTGGTGGATCACGCAGGTCGCCGAGCGCGACGGCGTGCAGGTCGGCACGATCGACTGGCGCCTGAAGACCGACACCCACACCGCCCTCGAACGCGACGTGGCCTCCCGCGCCGTTCAGGTCGCTGTGGAACGTGCGACCGCGTACGCGAACGCCCTCGGCCTTTCGGGGGTCACGCCCGTGGAGGTGTCCGATGTGGGGCTTCGTTCACCGGACGCGCCGGCTCCCCGCGCTCTCATGGCCGCGTCGGCAAAGGTCGTCGGCGACCCCGGCCTCGACTTCCAGCCCGAAGACATCACGGTCTCGGCCGCCGTCGAAGCGCGGTTCACGGCACGATGA
- a CDS encoding M20/M25/M40 family metallo-hydrolase translates to MSDITPRAGAAERLSALIRIPTVSAELDQRGMGPFDEFVALLREMYPLTHEHLELTRHTDLGLLFRWRGRRESAPLVLMAHYDVVPVDESDPWSHPPFDGVIADGRVYGRGTLDDKGPLLVILEAVENLLAAGFTPARDVYLSFGGNEETYGGAARQIAASLRDSGVMPWLVLDEGGAVVEAPLPFVTGQAAMIGLAEKGVMTLRLSARGTGGHASAPPPMTAVRRIARAVDRLDAGTFRPHTPETIRRLLGIFAGRASGIGRPLYRVLAACPPIAARVLARLGGESAALVRTTVAATMAAGGTAANVLPSQASATVNLRIAVGETVDRTVARVRRRIADREVEVTVVEGDDPSPQSPAGGPEFAALAGALAASYPDAQAVPYIMMQASDSRHFHRFSPAVYRFTPLEMSAAQRAGIHGVDEFVTIDALERGERFHRALIQQLE, encoded by the coding sequence ATGAGCGACATCACGCCACGCGCCGGCGCCGCCGAGCGGCTGTCCGCCCTGATCCGCATCCCCACCGTCTCGGCCGAACTTGATCAGCGCGGAATGGGCCCGTTCGATGAATTCGTCGCCCTCTTGCGCGAGATGTATCCGCTCACGCACGAGCATCTCGAGCTCACCCGGCACACCGACCTCGGACTTCTGTTCCGCTGGCGCGGACGCCGAGAGTCTGCTCCGCTCGTGCTCATGGCCCACTACGACGTCGTGCCTGTCGACGAGAGCGACCCCTGGTCCCACCCGCCCTTTGACGGAGTGATCGCCGACGGGCGTGTCTACGGACGCGGGACGCTCGATGACAAGGGCCCGCTGCTGGTGATCTTGGAAGCCGTCGAGAACCTGCTCGCGGCAGGCTTCACCCCAGCGCGCGATGTCTACCTCTCGTTCGGCGGCAACGAGGAGACCTACGGAGGCGCAGCCCGCCAGATCGCGGCATCCCTCCGCGACAGTGGTGTGATGCCGTGGCTCGTGCTCGACGAGGGTGGTGCGGTCGTCGAGGCACCGTTGCCTTTCGTGACCGGGCAGGCGGCGATGATCGGTCTTGCCGAGAAGGGCGTCATGACGCTCCGCCTCTCGGCGCGCGGGACGGGTGGCCACGCCTCGGCGCCGCCCCCGATGACCGCCGTGCGCCGCATCGCCCGCGCCGTCGACCGGCTCGACGCGGGTACGTTCCGCCCACACACACCGGAGACCATCCGCCGTCTGCTGGGGATCTTCGCCGGTCGGGCCTCGGGCATCGGCCGCCCGCTGTACCGCGTGCTCGCGGCCTGTCCACCGATCGCTGCCCGAGTCCTCGCGCGTCTCGGCGGCGAGAGCGCGGCCCTGGTGCGCACGACGGTCGCCGCGACCATGGCCGCGGGCGGCACAGCCGCCAATGTCCTCCCCTCGCAGGCGTCGGCGACGGTCAACCTGCGCATCGCGGTCGGTGAGACCGTCGACCGTACCGTGGCACGCGTGCGGCGACGCATCGCCGACCGCGAGGTCGAGGTGACGGTCGTGGAGGGTGATGATCCCTCGCCCCAGTCCCCCGCCGGCGGACCGGAGTTCGCCGCCCTTGCGGGCGCCTTGGCAGCGTCGTACCCCGACGCGCAAGCCGTGCCGTACATCATGATGCAGGCCAGCGACTCGCGGCACTTCCACCGCTTCAGCCCGGCGGTGTACCGGTTCACGCCGCTCGAGATGTCCGCAGCGCAACGCGCGGGGATCCACGGGGTGGACGAGTTCGTCACCATCGACGCGCTCGAGCGCGGGGAGCGATTCCACCGCGCGCTCATCCAGCAGTTAGAGTGA
- a CDS encoding MFS transporter — translation MTRTVAPSPRVTLGTLAGVVGFLAFVEFTSGVIQGYYTPMLTDIARHLHIADADVNWLEGTQLMLSALVVPAFAKLGDMIGHKRMLLISTAVTAAASLVLPFTDSFAVFLAGWALMGFYVVWLPLEIALIWSRARRMEGRSTITARASGMLVAALESGAIIGALVGGALIDALPLWMVLLVPSIMIVVCFFVVLVGVRESPEPTGGTFDTVGVVLVSLALIAFTGGLSLLRLNGPADPLSWLVTVLGVVLLVPFVLWELRCADPLIDVRMFRSPALGPVFLTAGLFGVSVLGAQAPLSTFARTDPSVYGYGLGTTGFATSLIIGVYLVAMIVGALLYPLVARAITPRMTLVGAALLVGVGFLLFLPLHSSYAQVITNMLIVGVGSGALVAALPAAAASAAPPTQTGVATGLTNSVKTVGGAIASCVFGIALLNHAAGAGATAGSFAGYVTVWVVCGLTALVAAVLLLFVPKQAFSDRTAEPAALT, via the coding sequence ATGACGCGCACTGTCGCGCCCTCCCCCCGCGTCACACTCGGCACCCTCGCCGGCGTCGTCGGCTTCCTCGCCTTCGTCGAATTCACCAGCGGCGTGATCCAGGGCTACTACACGCCCATGCTCACCGACATCGCCCGGCATCTGCATATCGCGGATGCCGATGTGAACTGGCTCGAGGGCACGCAGCTGATGCTGTCGGCGCTCGTCGTGCCGGCCTTCGCGAAGCTCGGCGACATGATCGGCCACAAGCGGATGCTTCTCATCTCGACGGCTGTCACAGCCGCGGCATCCCTCGTTCTGCCGTTCACCGACTCGTTCGCGGTGTTCCTCGCCGGCTGGGCGCTCATGGGGTTCTACGTCGTCTGGCTGCCGCTGGAGATCGCCCTGATCTGGTCGCGCGCCCGCCGGATGGAAGGCCGGTCGACGATCACCGCGCGGGCGTCGGGGATGCTGGTGGCCGCGCTCGAATCCGGCGCGATCATCGGCGCCCTCGTCGGTGGTGCCCTCATCGACGCGCTGCCGCTGTGGATGGTGCTGCTGGTGCCGAGCATCATGATCGTCGTGTGCTTCTTCGTGGTCCTCGTCGGCGTGCGGGAGTCGCCAGAGCCGACCGGTGGCACCTTCGACACCGTCGGCGTCGTGCTCGTCTCACTGGCCCTCATCGCATTCACCGGCGGCCTCAGCCTGCTGCGGTTGAACGGACCCGCCGACCCCCTGTCGTGGCTGGTCACCGTGCTCGGCGTCGTGCTGCTCGTGCCGTTCGTGCTCTGGGAGCTGCGCTGCGCCGACCCGCTGATCGACGTGCGCATGTTCCGCTCCCCCGCGCTGGGCCCCGTCTTTCTCACGGCGGGACTGTTCGGTGTCAGCGTGCTGGGTGCCCAGGCGCCGCTGTCGACGTTCGCGCGCACTGATCCGAGCGTGTACGGCTACGGCCTCGGGACCACGGGGTTCGCGACCTCGCTCATCATCGGCGTGTATCTCGTCGCGATGATCGTCGGCGCCTTGCTCTACCCGCTGGTAGCCCGCGCGATCACGCCGCGGATGACGCTCGTGGGTGCCGCGCTGCTGGTGGGCGTCGGATTCCTCCTGTTCCTCCCGCTGCACAGCAGCTACGCGCAGGTCATCACGAACATGCTCATCGTCGGTGTGGGCTCGGGCGCGCTGGTCGCGGCTCTGCCGGCGGCCGCGGCGTCGGCCGCTCCGCCCACGCAGACCGGCGTCGCCACGGGACTCACGAACTCCGTCAAGACCGTCGGCGGCGCCATCGCGTCATGCGTATTCGGTATCGCCCTGCTCAACCACGCAGCGGGCGCCGGGGCGACCGCCGGATCGTTCGCCGGCTACGTGACGGTGTGGGTCGTGTGCGGCCTCACCGCTCTGGTTGCGGCCGTCCTGCTGCTGTTCGTGCCGAAGCAGGCCTTCAGCGATCGCACGGCCGAGCCTGCGGCCCTCACCTGA
- the smpB gene encoding SsrA-binding protein SmpB, producing the protein MPKERGEKVVATNRRARHDYLIEKTYEAGLVLTGTEVKSLREGRANLSDGYAYIKDGEAFLDAVNIPQYLQGNWTNHAAKRVRKLLLHKEEIVRLSHAVSAGGYTLVPLKLYFSDGRAKVEIAVAKGKREFDKRQTLRERQDKREAERAMRSRNRLGE; encoded by the coding sequence ATGCCCAAGGAACGCGGCGAGAAGGTCGTCGCGACCAACCGTCGCGCGCGTCACGACTACCTCATCGAGAAGACGTATGAGGCAGGGCTGGTCCTGACCGGCACCGAGGTGAAGTCGCTGCGCGAGGGTCGCGCGAATCTCAGCGACGGCTACGCCTACATCAAAGACGGCGAGGCGTTCCTCGACGCCGTGAACATCCCGCAGTACCTGCAGGGCAACTGGACGAACCACGCGGCCAAGCGCGTGCGCAAGCTGCTGCTGCACAAGGAGGAGATCGTGCGCCTGTCGCACGCTGTCTCCGCCGGCGGGTACACGCTCGTGCCGCTGAAGCTCTACTTCTCCGACGGTCGCGCGAAGGTCGAGATCGCGGTGGCCAAGGGCAAGCGCGAGTTCGACAAGCGTCAGACGCTTCGCGAGCGGCAGGACAAGCGCGAGGCCGAGCGCGCCATGCGGAGCCGCAACAGACTGGGCGAGTAA
- the ftsX gene encoding permease-like cell division protein FtsX, protein MRGSLVIREALNGLRRNASMIISIVLVTFVSLTFVGAAILMQAQIGTMRDFWTGRAQVQVSMCVDGAREATCDKGAASDKQIEAVKSQLDGDGLKPLIAKYRFETPKQAYENALKLLGEDYKDILSPDQFGASFYINLVDPQNSEVITEAFNGKKGVEGVQDQMKLLQPLFTALTVSTYIAVGIAVLMLIAAVLLIATTIRLSAFARRRELRIMRLVGASNGFIQTPFILEGVLAALIGSVLSGLAIWAGVKFGVNGYLRSRVDFITTWVGMGDVAYVVPVLIGLGVILAAVSAGFAIRRWLRA, encoded by the coding sequence ATGAGGGGCAGCCTGGTGATCCGCGAGGCCCTGAACGGCCTGCGGCGCAACGCATCCATGATCATCTCGATAGTGCTGGTCACGTTCGTCTCGCTCACCTTCGTGGGTGCGGCGATCCTGATGCAGGCGCAGATCGGCACGATGCGCGACTTCTGGACGGGGCGCGCGCAGGTGCAGGTGTCGATGTGCGTCGACGGCGCGCGCGAGGCGACCTGCGACAAGGGGGCGGCCAGCGACAAGCAGATCGAAGCCGTCAAATCGCAACTCGACGGTGACGGGCTGAAGCCGCTCATCGCGAAGTACCGCTTCGAGACCCCCAAGCAGGCGTACGAGAACGCGCTCAAGCTGCTCGGCGAGGACTACAAAGACATCTTGAGCCCCGACCAATTCGGTGCGAGCTTCTACATCAACCTCGTCGATCCGCAGAACTCGGAGGTGATCACCGAAGCGTTCAACGGAAAGAAGGGCGTGGAGGGCGTCCAAGACCAGATGAAGCTGCTCCAGCCCCTTTTCACGGCGCTGACCGTCTCGACGTACATCGCCGTCGGCATCGCCGTGCTGATGCTCATCGCCGCCGTATTGCTGATCGCGACCACGATCCGCCTGTCGGCGTTCGCGCGCCGAAGAGAGCTGCGGATCATGCGGCTGGTGGGAGCCTCGAACGGGTTCATCCAGACGCCGTTCATCCTCGAGGGTGTCTTGGCCGCCCTGATCGGGTCGGTGCTGTCGGGGCTGGCGATCTGGGCGGGCGTCAAGTTCGGCGTCAACGGCTACCTGCGCAGCCGAGTCGACTTCATCACCACGTGGGTGGGCATGGGCGACGTCGCCTACGTCGTCCCGGTGCTCATCGGTCTGGGTGTGATCCTGGCGGCGGTGTCGGCCGGGTTCGCCATCCGGCGTTGGCTGCGCGCGTAG
- the ftsE gene encoding cell division ATP-binding protein FtsE, translating into MIRFENVTKRYRGTLKPALQNVDFEVQRGEFVFLVGPSGSGKSTCLRMVLREETPSEGRVVVLGRDLRTVSNRKAPYFRRHIGAVFQDFRLLPTKTVTQNVAFALEVIGASRAAIRQSVPEVLALVGLEGKGKRLPHELSGGEQQRVAIARALVNRPQVLLADEPTGNLDPATSVGIMQLLARINATGTTVLMATHEAGFVDQMQRRVIELHEGEMLRDERHGGYGDTSGLPSLAPGPERGAAAVAALTAVLEVHRETVTGGMATVDGDAAAADETQAAASTPAVTTPPAASDVATRDRGTPAPDAAAPAEQELPDALGVADRLGLDDDEDEVGPTR; encoded by the coding sequence ATGATCCGGTTCGAAAACGTCACCAAGCGGTATCGCGGCACCTTGAAACCCGCACTCCAGAACGTGGACTTCGAGGTGCAACGCGGTGAATTCGTCTTCCTCGTGGGGCCGTCCGGGTCAGGCAAGTCAACGTGCCTGCGGATGGTGCTCCGAGAGGAGACCCCGAGCGAAGGACGCGTCGTGGTCCTCGGACGCGATCTGCGCACCGTGTCGAACCGCAAGGCCCCGTACTTCCGCCGCCACATCGGGGCGGTCTTCCAGGACTTCCGGCTGCTGCCGACCAAGACCGTGACCCAGAACGTCGCGTTCGCGCTCGAGGTCATCGGCGCCTCCCGCGCGGCCATTCGCCAGTCCGTTCCCGAGGTGCTTGCGCTGGTGGGACTCGAGGGCAAGGGAAAGCGACTGCCCCACGAGCTCTCCGGCGGTGAGCAGCAGCGCGTGGCGATCGCCCGCGCACTCGTCAATCGTCCCCAGGTGCTGCTGGCCGACGAGCCCACGGGCAACCTCGACCCCGCCACGTCGGTGGGCATCATGCAACTCCTCGCCCGCATCAACGCGACCGGGACGACCGTGCTGATGGCCACCCACGAAGCCGGCTTCGTCGACCAGATGCAGCGCCGCGTGATCGAGCTGCACGAAGGCGAGATGCTGCGCGACGAGCGCCATGGCGGCTACGGCGACACCTCGGGCCTGCCGAGCCTTGCTCCTGGACCCGAGCGCGGCGCCGCAGCGGTGGCCGCGTTGACGGCCGTGCTGGAGGTGCACCGCGAGACGGTCACCGGCGGTATGGCGACGGTGGACGGGGATGCCGCGGCCGCCGACGAGACGCAGGCTGCGGCATCCACTCCCGCCGTCACGACACCGCCCGCCGCGTCTGACGTCGCAACGCGCGACCGCGGAACGCCCGCGCCCGACGCGGCAGCACCGGCCGAGCAGGAGCTGCCCGATGCGCTGGGCGTGGCCGACCGCCTGGGTCTGGACGATGACGAAGACGAAGTGGGGCCCACGCGATGA
- the prfB gene encoding peptide chain release factor 2, with translation MLELDLSADIQALRSTFADIQAVVDVPALRAEIERLSEEAGVPDLWDDPEKAQKVTSSLSHRQSELARVNEIERRLDDLEVLVELANEMEDEDSVAEARAELKSLEDVIGQLEVQTLLDGEFDERPAVVTIRAGAGGVDAADFADMLLRMYLRWAEHNKYPVTVMDTSYAEEAGIKSATFEVDAPYAFGTLSVEAGTHRLVRMSPFNSAGKRQTSFAAVEVIPLMEEATEVEIPEADIRVDVFRSSGPGGQSVNTTDSAVRITHLPTGIVVSMQNEKSQIQNRAAALRVLQSRLLLLQKEQEAATKKELAGNITASWGDQMRSYVLAPYQMVKDLRTDYEVNNPQAVFDGDLDGFISSGIRWRKRKNDE, from the coding sequence ATGCTCGAACTCGATCTGTCTGCCGACATCCAGGCCCTGCGTTCCACCTTCGCCGACATCCAGGCGGTGGTCGACGTGCCTGCGCTGCGGGCAGAGATCGAGCGCCTGAGCGAGGAGGCCGGCGTCCCCGACCTCTGGGACGACCCCGAGAAGGCCCAGAAGGTGACGAGCTCGCTCAGTCACCGACAGTCCGAACTCGCTCGCGTCAACGAGATCGAGCGTCGCCTTGACGACCTCGAGGTGCTCGTCGAGCTGGCCAACGAGATGGAGGACGAGGACTCGGTGGCCGAGGCGCGAGCCGAGCTGAAGTCGCTCGAAGACGTCATCGGTCAGCTCGAGGTGCAGACGCTGCTGGACGGCGAGTTCGATGAGCGTCCTGCGGTGGTGACCATCCGCGCCGGCGCCGGCGGGGTGGATGCCGCGGACTTCGCCGACATGCTGTTGCGCATGTATCTGCGCTGGGCCGAGCACAACAAGTACCCCGTCACCGTGATGGACACGTCTTACGCCGAAGAGGCCGGCATCAAGTCCGCCACGTTCGAGGTCGACGCGCCCTACGCCTTCGGCACGCTCAGCGTCGAGGCCGGCACGCACCGACTGGTGCGGATGAGCCCGTTCAACTCGGCAGGCAAGCGGCAGACCTCGTTCGCCGCCGTCGAGGTGATCCCGCTCATGGAAGAGGCCACCGAGGTCGAGATCCCCGAGGCCGACATCCGCGTCGACGTGTTCCGCTCCTCCGGTCCGGGTGGTCAGTCCGTCAACACGACCGACTCCGCGGTGCGCATCACCCACCTGCCGACCGGCATCGTCGTCTCGATGCAGAACGAGAAGTCGCAGATCCAGAACCGCGCCGCCGCCCTCCGCGTGCTGCAGTCGCGCCTGCTGCTGCTGCAGAAGGAGCAGGAGGCCGCGACGAAGAAGGAGCTGGCCGGCAACATCACCGCCAGCTGGGGCGACCAGATGCGGTCGTACGTGCTCGCGCCGTATCAGATGGTCAAGGACCTGCGCACCGACTACGAGGTCAACAACCCCCAGGCCGTCTTCGACGGCGACCTCGACGGATTCATCTCGTCGGGCATTCGGTGGCGCAAGCGTAAGAACGACGAGTGA
- a CDS encoding MFS transporter has translation MIYGPTLLFSIGEGAVVPLIPVIAAHLGAGVALAALVSSALVVGQLCGNLPAGWAVARIGERATMAIGGCFGIAATIGLIAAPNLVTLTIAVFVLGFCAAVFGLARHAFMTTRIPLSFRARALSMLGGSFRLGVFIGPFVAAGLLGIFGDAHAAIWFALICLIGVVLLVLLGPDPEKDAAAALARTEGSPALEEDTGEAITGPVRVHEASTGVFRTMGRHREVLLRLGVAAAMLAAVRSARQVVLPLWGVSIGLDAQTISLVVGISGALDFALFYASGQVMDRFGRLWAALPAMLLMGAGFVALAFTHDTPEAAMWFALFAAVLGVGNGMSSGILMTLGADLAPQSDPAAFLGSWRTLTDAGGAAAPLLVSALTALVSLSLATGVMGAVGVLGALAFVRWIPRYVPRT, from the coding sequence ATGATCTACGGCCCGACCCTTCTCTTCTCGATCGGCGAAGGCGCCGTCGTGCCCCTGATCCCGGTGATCGCGGCGCATCTGGGCGCGGGCGTCGCTCTGGCTGCCCTCGTCTCATCGGCGCTCGTCGTCGGGCAGCTGTGCGGCAATCTGCCCGCCGGCTGGGCGGTCGCGCGGATCGGCGAACGGGCGACGATGGCGATCGGCGGCTGCTTCGGCATCGCCGCCACGATCGGGCTGATCGCCGCTCCCAACCTCGTGACACTCACGATCGCGGTGTTCGTGCTCGGGTTCTGCGCGGCCGTGTTCGGTCTGGCGCGACACGCGTTCATGACGACGCGCATCCCGCTGTCGTTCCGTGCCCGGGCACTGTCGATGCTGGGCGGCTCGTTCCGTCTCGGCGTGTTCATCGGCCCCTTCGTCGCCGCGGGCCTGCTCGGCATCTTCGGTGACGCGCACGCCGCTATCTGGTTCGCGCTCATCTGCCTCATCGGCGTCGTGCTGCTCGTGCTGCTGGGGCCGGATCCGGAGAAGGATGCCGCAGCCGCCCTCGCGCGCACCGAGGGCTCTCCGGCGCTCGAAGAAGACACCGGCGAGGCCATCACCGGACCGGTGCGCGTCCACGAGGCGTCCACCGGCGTGTTCCGCACGATGGGGCGCCATCGCGAGGTGCTCCTGCGGCTGGGCGTCGCGGCGGCCATGCTCGCGGCTGTGCGCTCGGCGCGCCAGGTCGTGCTGCCGCTTTGGGGCGTCTCGATCGGGCTCGACGCCCAGACCATCTCGTTGGTCGTCGGCATCTCGGGAGCCCTCGACTTCGCGCTCTTCTACGCGTCGGGTCAGGTCATGGACCGCTTCGGCAGGCTGTGGGCGGCGCTGCCGGCGATGCTGCTGATGGGTGCGGGCTTCGTCGCGCTGGCGTTCACGCACGACACGCCCGAGGCCGCGATGTGGTTCGCCCTGTTCGCCGCGGTGCTCGGCGTGGGCAACGGGATGTCCAGCGGCATCCTGATGACTCTCGGCGCCGATCTCGCCCCGCAGTCCGACCCCGCGGCGTTCCTCGGATCGTGGCGCACCCTGACTGATGCCGGCGGTGCCGCGGCGCCTCTGCTCGTCTCGGCGCTCACGGCTCTGGTCTCGCTGTCGCTGGCCACCGGCGTCATGGGGGCGGTCGGCGTACTGGGAGCGCTCGCCTTCGTGCGCTGGATCCCCCGGTACGTGCCGAGGACCTGA